A region from the Paraburkholderia youngii genome encodes:
- a CDS encoding TraB/GumN family protein, producing MPDGVAARRLARRLCEGGGIAAFVRRRGARAPVGAAPCGAFAGSFFSEFFRTFFCAVVDALARAFCSVVLHASLSAFLRVGCALSVGAAVPGIADAAGAAANTPAPAAQAARPAVNVPTTPPPSIAPPPVPGTTASGPVRQQPARMPFYVATRGNITIYVLGTLHVGDPADYPAAQPFRAPILAALAASPTLALELSPDELLVSQDDVSKYGVCKHDCLPGLLPEPLWHKLALRLRGNPAALDAIKKMRPWLASLVVETYDSLSAGLQTEYGTEAQLQNVYLKTRGKIVGLETLAQQMRSFTGLSAAQQREMLAQDLVQTPAQNVQDVRTLHRLWQVGDADAIAAWQAAKSEKLARDPRISDSIDNRIVYERNRRFVAKMLQLAAPNKPLFVAIGALHLGGPKGVLQLLRQHGFVVEAG from the coding sequence ATGCCTGATGGGGTGGCGGCGCGTCGTCTTGCGCGCCGCTTGTGTGAGGGCGGCGGGATAGCCGCCTTCGTGCGGCGCCGCGGGGCGCGTGCGCCGGTGGGCGCCGCGCCCTGCGGCGCATTTGCTGGAAGCTTCTTCAGCGAGTTTTTTCGCACGTTTTTCTGCGCGGTTGTCGATGCGCTCGCGCGCGCCTTTTGCTCCGTAGTTCTTCACGCTTCGCTGTCCGCTTTTTTGCGCGTAGGCTGCGCGCTGTCGGTCGGCGCGGCCGTGCCCGGCATCGCCGACGCAGCCGGCGCGGCGGCCAATACGCCAGCCCCCGCGGCCCAGGCGGCCCGGCCAGCGGTTAATGTGCCAACCACGCCACCGCCGTCGATTGCGCCGCCCCCGGTCCCCGGCACCACCGCGAGCGGACCGGTGCGTCAGCAACCGGCGCGCATGCCGTTCTATGTCGCGACACGCGGCAATATCACCATCTATGTGCTCGGCACGCTGCACGTCGGCGATCCGGCCGACTATCCGGCGGCGCAGCCGTTCCGCGCGCCGATCCTCGCGGCGCTCGCCGCGTCGCCGACACTCGCGCTCGAACTGTCGCCCGACGAACTGCTGGTGTCGCAGGACGACGTCTCCAAGTACGGCGTGTGCAAGCACGACTGCCTGCCGGGCCTGCTGCCCGAGCCGTTGTGGCACAAGCTCGCGCTGCGGCTGCGCGGCAACCCGGCCGCGCTCGATGCGATCAAGAAGATGCGGCCGTGGCTTGCGTCGCTGGTGGTCGAGACCTACGACTCGCTGTCAGCGGGTCTGCAAACTGAGTACGGTACCGAAGCGCAATTGCAGAACGTGTATCTGAAGACGCGCGGCAAGATCGTCGGACTCGAAACGCTCGCGCAGCAGATGCGTTCGTTCACCGGACTGTCGGCCGCGCAGCAGCGTGAGATGCTCGCACAGGACCTGGTGCAGACGCCGGCGCAGAACGTCCAGGACGTGCGCACGCTGCATCGGCTATGGCAGGTCGGCGATGCCGATGCGATCGCCGCGTGGCAGGCCGCCAAATCCGAGAAGCTCGCGCGCGATCCCCGCATCTCCGATTCGATCGACAACCGGATCGTCTACGAGCGCAATCGCCGCTTCGTCGCGAAGATGCTGCAGCTCGCCGCGCCGAACAAGCCGCTGTTCGTCGCGATCGGCGCGCTGCATCTGGGTGGACCGAAGGGCGTGCTGCAGCTGTTGCGGCAGCACGGCTTCGTAGTGGAGGCGGGCTGA